GCCTCGTGCGGTAACCGAGACGCTTGAACGTCTCGAACAGCGAAGACGGATAGGGCTTGCGGGCCGTGAACTGATAATTGATCTCAACGTGAGAATAGGGGATGCTCGTCATGATCGCGGTGAGCGACTGCATGGTCCCGTCCGAGGCAGGCACGAAGTTCTCGATGGAGATTCCGTTCTTCGCGAGACGGGAGAGATTATCCGTCAGGCCGAGGGACGCGTACTTCTTGATGAACGGCCAGGCATCGTAGCTTTCCATCACGACCAGAAAGATATGGCGCGGCGGCACGGACTTCGGCCCCTTCGCGTGCTTTTCCAGATATGCATCGAGGTCATTGAAAGACCGATGATCATTGAACAGCTCCTGCGCCGCCGCCCGCACATCGCGGTCCGGCAAAAATGTTTCCAGTCCTGCCAGGCCGGTCTGAAGAACATGGTCCTGAACAGCAAAAAGCAGCGAAAAATAAGGGTTCACCACCGCTTTGTTCAGGAAGGCGTCCCTGGTGCTGCCCGCGTCCTTGCGCTGCGCAGGCCTGCGGCCGATGGAGCCGCGCGCCGCTACGAAGAGCAACGACAGGATGATCAGGGAGATCGCGATGCGGGATACCAGTGAATAACGCCAGGTTGCGAGCGCGTCCGGTGAAACAGATCTCCTTTTCAGGAAGTATTTTTTTACCAGGAGCGCTATGGCCGAGATGCTGCCGAGAACCATCAGAACGGGGATGGGATGGTAATCAGCCCAGATCGTCTGCATGATGGCCCCGGTGTCGTCATAGTACAGGTTGAAAATAAAGTAATTGAACTGCTCGTTGTATTCTTTGAAATAGACGAAGGTGAAGACCCAGGCGATGGATGTCAGGAGAATAAACAGGAAGCCGAACGCTGCGCGGATACGGTCTGCCATGCGGTCGAAATTCGCGAAGCCCGTAACAATGCCCGCCAGGAGCGGGACCAGGATCCACCAGGTGGAGACCATGGAGTCGTAGCGGAGTCCGTTCAGCGCGGTCATCAGAACATCGGAGATGCCGGTGACGGTTTCGATCTTGCTCCGGAAATAGAGGATGAACGAGATGCGGAAGAAAGACAGGTAAAGCATGAAGAAAAGCCATTGCTTTACGTCTTGCCGGAATTGGAGGAGAAAGCGGTTAAAGCCTTTCATCGTGGTATCACCATGAATGAAGAAACCTTTGACAGGATTACGGGATGAACAGGATTAAAGCCTTGAGCTCAGGCTTGTCTCACACAAAGCCACGAAGCCACAAAGAGAGGCTGCGGATCTTGTGTTTAAACCAAGTTAATCTTTTTGAACTTCTTCGTGTCTTTGTGCCTTCGTGTGAGAATATGATTTTAAGTTCCTGAGTAGTGACAAGATTTTTTAAGATATCTGCGCCAGCTCGTTCAGCTGCTGGTCGAACTCTTTCGCTTTTTCGTCGTGTTCGGTGGTGATGGTCTGGAGTTCCGCGAAGCGCGCATCGATCCGCGCCTTGTTGTCGCGGAGTGATTGCGACAACCGCTTGATGGACAGGGCCTCGCCCTTGACCGATACTGCAAGAAGTTTTTGCGTGTCCTGCTCCGCATCAAATTCGAGCTTCGTGATCTCTTCTTCGAGCGCGGAGATCTTTTTTTTGAGCGCGCTCAGGCTTCGTGATTTATCCGTGAGGATGGCGGCGCGGATCTTTTTTGAATCTTTTCTGTTGCTGTTCCTATCAACGTCCTGCTTTTTCCCCTTCTTGATGCGCACCCCGCCTTCGTCGCTCCAGCCCACGCGCTCGAGGAAGTCGAAATACGTTCCTTCGAAGACCGATACGGTATCATTATCGTAGATGATCAGCTTGGTGGCCACGGCCTCCAGAATCAGCTCGCTGTGGGTCACGATCACGACGGCGCCGTCAAAGACCTCGATGGCCTCGATCAGCGAGTCAATGGATTCCATGTCCAGGTGGTTCGTGGGTTCGTCGAGGAGCAGGAGGTTGGCCGGCGAGACAAGCAGTTTACCGAGCAGTACGCGGCTCCGCTCCCCGCCCGACAGAACGCTCACTTTCTTGAGCGCATTATCTCCCTCGAACATCATGAGACCGCAGATCGCGCGGGACTCGCCCTGGGCATAGTCCGGATGCGCGTCCATGATCTCCTGCAGGGCTGTCTTGTCGGGGCGCAGGCGGTCGATATTGGTCTGTCCGAAGTAGGCGATCTTGGTATTGGGGTGCAGCTTGATCTCTCCGCCCGTGAGAGACATTTCCCGCGCCAGCAGGTTCAGCAGCGTGGTCTTGCCCTTGCCGTTCTTTCCGATCACGGCAATGCGGTCCTTCTTGCCCACGGCAAAGGAGAGTCCGTCGATCAGCATCGGGCCGTCCTGGTCGAACCCAAAGGACAGATCGTCCACGGTCATCAGCCATTTCGCTTCAAAAGGCGCGGACCGGAACTTGAAGTCGAGGTTTTTGATCTCGTCGAGCTTGCCGAGCGTCTCGTGCCGTGCGAGCGCCTTGACGCGCGACTGGACCGCGCTGGCCTTGGTTGCCTGCGCGCGGAACCGGTTAATGAACTGCTCAACCTCTTTGCGTTTCTTTTCGTCATTCTGGCGCGTCTTCTCGTAAATTTCCTCTTCCATCAGGATCTGGTCGTAGAGCTTCTGAGTGCCGCCCGCGACCTTCCGCATCTTGCAGCGGTGGATGATCATGGTATGGGTGGTGACGCTGTCCATGAAGTCGCGGTCGTGGGTGATGATGATGAGCTCGTTCCTCCACGCGCGAAGGAACTGCGTGATCCAGCGGACCGAGACGATGTCGAGATAGTTCGTGGGCTCATCGAGAAGCAGGAGGTTCGGCCCCGACACCAGTACTTTTGCGAGGTTCAACCGCACCTGGTATCCGCCGGACAACGAGGAGGGCGGCCGGTCGAAGTCATCGTTGTCGAACCCGAGTCCATGCAGGATGGCTTCCGCCTTGTACGATTCATCAATGTG
This DNA window, taken from Nitrospirota bacterium, encodes the following:
- a CDS encoding sulfatase-like hydrolase/transferase, producing the protein MLYLSFFRISFILYFRSKIETVTGISDVLMTALNGLRYDSMVSTWWILVPLLAGIVTGFANFDRMADRIRAAFGFLFILLTSIAWVFTFVYFKEYNEQFNYFIFNLYYDDTGAIMQTIWADYHPIPVLMVLGSISAIALLVKKYFLKRRSVSPDALATWRYSLVSRIAISLIILSLLFVAARGSIGRRPAQRKDAGSTRDAFLNKAVVNPYFSLLFAVQDHVLQTGLAGLETFLPDRDVRAAAQELFNDHRSFNDLDAYLEKHAKGPKSVPPRHIFLVVMESYDAWPFIKKYASLGLTDNLSRLAKNGISIENFVPASDGTMQSLTAIMTSIPYSHVEINYQFTARKPYPSSLFETFKRLGYRTRLFYGGYLSWQRFGDFAKDQGVEEIYGAPHMSLGAATHEWGVDDEYLLDFVVNTVDDSRPSLNIIMTTSYHPPYNVDVESKGFPLKQVPTDIAPLFDNTTSLKMLGHLWYSDKCLGEFVKKAESKLKRPLFAFTGDHFGRKFINANPDFFERSGVSLILYGRDALNGIALPRGAAGSHIDIGPTLVELTAPKGFTYYSVGQDLLAPRKEFLGIGWFRVIGKDFILDLSGAPQFYPLPGKPLPDNLPDMSVLKATFDRVYGIGWWRVRRGEKL
- a CDS encoding ATP-binding cassette domain-containing protein is translated as MLQITNLEKSYGKQLLFDGVSFTVNPRERVGLVGRNGHGKSTLFRMILGEEHQDSGTITTPSGYTIGHLSQHIHFTEDTVLQEACLALPKNDDHIDESYKAEAILHGLGFDNDDFDRPPSSLSGGYQVRLNLAKVLVSGPNLLLLDEPTNYLDIVSVRWITQFLRAWRNELIIITHDRDFMDSVTTHTMIIHRCKMRKVAGGTQKLYDQILMEEEIYEKTRQNDEKKRKEVEQFINRFRAQATKASAVQSRVKALARHETLGKLDEIKNLDFKFRSAPFEAKWLMTVDDLSFGFDQDGPMLIDGLSFAVGKKDRIAVIGKNGKGKTTLLNLLAREMSLTGGEIKLHPNTKIAYFGQTNIDRLRPDKTALQEIMDAHPDYAQGESRAICGLMMFEGDNALKKVSVLSGGERSRVLLGKLLVSPANLLLLDEPTNHLDMESIDSLIEAIEVFDGAVVIVTHSELILEAVATKLIIYDNDTVSVFEGTYFDFLERVGWSDEGGVRIKKGKKQDVDRNSNRKDSKKIRAAILTDKSRSLSALKKKISALEEEITKLEFDAEQDTQKLLAVSVKGEALSIKRLSQSLRDNKARIDARFAELQTITTEHDEKAKEFDQQLNELAQIS